A stretch of Myroides oncorhynchi DNA encodes these proteins:
- a CDS encoding RluA family pseudouridine synthase, with product MSQPKAIFRKFSTDVKSIELPTKFTFPFYYEPHPLTVIAVEELQQELSTHPLIAPLFDTAHADCLPTGKMFGVLIVKNAEGELGYLAAFSGKLGSHTDLEGYVPLICDLWNEEGFFAKEGEEVTAINTINARIELLESNPTYISAKTLLKQQVAEEKQAIEERKAEHKTLKNERKTIRKAQEPLLSEEEFKLLNDDLVRQSLRDKYELRVLTEHWQAQVDTTKAITESVEQELNRLKEERKNKSNGLQHKLFASYKFLNYKGEQQSLLEIFAKTVIQQPPAAAGDCAAPKLIQYAYEHGYMPLALGEFWWGESPKSEIRKHQHFYPSCRGKCEPILGHMLEGLEVEDNPLLVNPALNRPIDVVYEDEYFAIVNKPEDFLSVPGIYIFDSVYERMKLRYPDATGPLIVHRLDMPTSGILIIAKDKDSHKVIQSQFIKKTLEKRYVAVLDGIITEDEGIIELPLRIDFDDRPRQMVCYEYGKYAKTRYEVIERKDGKTKVYFYPITGRTHQLRMHASHPNGLNTPIVGDDLYGMKADRLYLHAESITFKHPKTHELMTFTIKESF from the coding sequence ATGTCTCAGCCTAAAGCAATCTTCAGAAAGTTCTCTACAGATGTGAAGTCTATCGAACTGCCAACTAAGTTTACTTTCCCTTTTTATTACGAACCACATCCACTGACTGTTATAGCAGTAGAGGAGCTACAGCAGGAGTTAAGTACACATCCACTTATTGCTCCCTTATTTGATACAGCGCACGCAGACTGTTTGCCTACAGGGAAGATGTTCGGAGTATTAATCGTGAAGAATGCAGAGGGAGAACTAGGATATTTAGCTGCTTTCTCAGGGAAGTTAGGCAGTCATACTGACTTAGAAGGTTATGTTCCGTTAATATGCGACCTGTGGAATGAGGAGGGCTTTTTTGCTAAAGAGGGAGAAGAAGTAACCGCTATTAATACGATCAATGCTAGAATAGAACTTCTTGAGTCTAATCCTACCTATATTTCTGCTAAAACGCTACTAAAACAACAAGTAGCAGAGGAAAAACAAGCAATAGAAGAGAGAAAGGCAGAACACAAAACACTTAAGAACGAACGCAAAACTATCCGCAAAGCACAAGAACCTCTCCTATCAGAAGAAGAATTTAAACTGCTGAATGACGATTTAGTTAGACAGAGCTTAAGAGATAAATATGAGCTACGTGTATTGACTGAACACTGGCAAGCTCAAGTGGATACTACTAAAGCAATCACAGAAAGCGTAGAGCAAGAATTAAATAGACTAAAAGAAGAACGCAAGAATAAGTCAAATGGCTTACAACACAAGCTATTTGCTTCTTACAAGTTCCTAAACTATAAAGGTGAACAACAGAGTCTATTAGAGATATTTGCTAAGACTGTAATACAGCAGCCACCAGCAGCAGCAGGAGATTGTGCTGCTCCTAAGTTGATACAGTATGCGTATGAACACGGATATATGCCACTCGCATTAGGGGAATTTTGGTGGGGTGAATCTCCGAAGTCTGAGATACGCAAGCACCAGCACTTCTACCCTTCTTGTCGTGGTAAGTGTGAACCTATCTTAGGACATATGTTAGAGGGGCTAGAGGTAGAGGATAATCCTCTGTTAGTTAATCCTGCACTTAACAGACCTATCGATGTAGTTTATGAAGATGAATACTTCGCTATCGTAAATAAGCCTGAGGATTTCTTATCTGTACCCGGTATCTATATTTTTGACTCTGTATATGAGCGTATGAAACTGCGCTATCCTGATGCGACAGGTCCCCTAATCGTACACCGATTAGATATGCCTACATCAGGTATATTGATCATCGCTAAAGACAAGGACTCTCATAAAGTAATACAAAGTCAGTTTATCAAAAAGACACTTGAGAAACGATATGTAGCTGTACTAGATGGGATTATTACAGAAGATGAAGGGATAATCGAACTACCGTTACGAATAGACTTTGACGACAGACCGAGACAAATGGTTTGCTACGAATATGGTAAATATGCGAAGACTCGTTATGAAGTAATCGAACGCAAAGATGGCAAAACTAAAGTGTACTTCTACCCGATTACAGGGCGTACCCATCAGTTGCGTATGCATGCCTCACATCCTAATGGGCTAAACACCCCTATCGTTGGTGATGACCTATATGGTATGAAGGCAGATAGGCTATATCTACACGCTGAAAGCATCACTTTCAAACATCCGAAAACACACGAATTAATGACTTTTACTATAAAAGAGAGCTTTTAA
- a CDS encoding pseudouridine synthase, with product MLEILYQDEYIVAINKPRDLLVHKSFIASDIQEYAIQILRDQIGQYVYPVHRLDRKTSGVLLFALDKEVLKVLNDDFATRSVEKKYIAIVRGYTIEEETIDYALTNDNGQVQEAKTYYKTLQRVEVDMPFGNHLTSRYSLVEAHPETGRQHQLRKHFKHIFHPILGSRPHGCNKQNKLWLDTHGLGAMLLHALELKFTHPITKDTIELRATIDDQYRKYNAVLGFDLEQYY from the coding sequence ATGTTAGAAATTCTTTACCAAGACGAATATATTGTAGCTATTAATAAACCTCGTGACTTATTAGTGCACAAATCTTTTATAGCAAGTGATATTCAGGAGTACGCTATTCAGATCTTAAGAGATCAGATAGGGCAGTATGTCTATCCAGTACATCGCTTAGATAGAAAAACTTCAGGGGTGTTGTTATTTGCTCTTGATAAAGAAGTTTTAAAAGTACTAAACGATGACTTTGCTACTCGGAGTGTAGAGAAGAAGTATATCGCTATCGTGAGAGGATATACCATAGAAGAGGAAACAATAGACTACGCCTTGACAAATGACAACGGCCAAGTACAAGAAGCAAAGACTTATTATAAAACCTTGCAGAGAGTAGAAGTAGATATGCCTTTTGGCAATCACTTGACTTCGCGTTACTCGCTAGTAGAAGCGCATCCTGAGACAGGACGCCAACACCAACTGCGCAAACACTTTAAACATATCTTTCACCCGATATTAGGCAGCCGTCCACATGGCTGCAATAAGCAGAATAAGCTATGGCTAGATACACATGGATTAGGAGCAATGTTACTACATGCTCTTGAACTAAAGTTCACACACCCTATTACAAAAGATACAATAGAACTTAGAGCGACTATCGATGATCAGTATCGCAAGTACAATGCTGTATTAGGATTCGACCTAGAACAGTATTATTAG
- a CDS encoding serine hydrolase domain-containing protein, whose translation MKKLFILSNTLFLLMTNVIYSQDLQSKIDSIRQLHNVPEVTYAIVNKDKVIAIGATGHHKFSEISDIPNANLKDYFHLGSNTKAITGFIAAKLVEQGKINWTTTYFDLSPEVKESSNPTYYTATLKDFFTHRAKVHAFTNGSERIGLPKFEGTKQQQRQAFAKHVLTMSPLDSPDGYTYSNAGYSIAASMLEKATNKSWEELTRDILTKELGIDFVIGWPNRNLDNQPWGHALQFDVLESVPPTYDYALTLIEPAGDISMNIENYIKYIQLNLKGLSGQDNILKTKTYDYLFNSQSKYAIGWSNLINDTTKLYDHAGSDGTFFAYTQIDGITNTAYIILINSGTTNAQQAVMKIIEIMKSNI comes from the coding sequence ATGAAGAAACTTTTTATACTAAGTAATACATTATTCTTACTAATGACTAATGTTATATATAGCCAAGACCTACAATCTAAAATAGACAGTATACGACAACTACATAATGTCCCTGAAGTAACCTACGCTATTGTCAATAAAGATAAAGTCATCGCTATCGGAGCAACAGGCCACCATAAGTTTAGTGAGATATCTGACATTCCTAACGCTAATCTAAAAGACTATTTTCATTTGGGTTCTAATACTAAAGCAATCACTGGGTTTATAGCTGCTAAATTAGTAGAGCAAGGCAAAATTAATTGGACGACTACTTATTTTGACTTATCCCCTGAAGTGAAAGAATCTTCTAATCCCACATATTATACCGCTACACTAAAAGATTTCTTCACACACAGAGCTAAAGTACACGCTTTCACTAATGGTAGTGAACGCATTGGACTTCCTAAATTTGAAGGTACGAAGCAACAACAACGACAAGCTTTCGCTAAGCATGTATTAACTATGTCGCCTTTAGACTCTCCTGATGGATATACTTACTCTAATGCAGGGTATAGTATAGCTGCATCAATGTTAGAGAAAGCAACTAATAAATCTTGGGAAGAACTTACGAGAGACATCCTTACTAAAGAGCTTGGAATAGACTTCGTTATTGGCTGGCCTAATCGCAATTTAGATAACCAACCTTGGGGACACGCGTTACAGTTTGATGTACTAGAATCTGTACCTCCTACTTATGATTATGCCTTAACACTTATAGAGCCTGCTGGTGACATCAGTATGAATATAGAAAACTATATCAAATACATTCAACTCAATCTAAAAGGCCTTTCTGGTCAAGACAACATACTTAAAACCAAGACGTATGACTACCTATTTAACAGTCAAAGCAAATACGCCATAGGATGGAGTAACCTTATTAATGATACTACTAAACTTTATGATCATGCTGGTTCTGACGGTACATTCTTCGCCTATACACAGATAGATGGCATCACTAATACTGCCTATATCATCTTAATCAACAGTGGTACTACTAATGCTCAACAAGCTGTAATGAAGATAATTGAAATAATGAAAAGCAATATCTAA
- a CDS encoding DUF4261 domain-containing protein, with protein MASKKLGNNPKMMMFRLLFESKPSIDLQAVLTELHKVFPNVTLAEEANVFTFPDCEVEFEEGIVPAQCVVMHAEDDSIKNVGSKYIEQNWHWEEGAEALEKCNYEVLVTDFLSRSLEPRVRIVLMQQMLFAMAKVSKPTVIVSEHGEKLINPEVFMADCLDPNYVGLDLMINVRLFNVEQPEYGSLLMDTVGLHALGVSDFQFFYDDEAILNDVASRLWDYAYYLMEAGDVIEDGHTIEGLEVGSKWLCQKQFASSQPRRTVINLKVD; from the coding sequence ATGGCAAGTAAAAAATTAGGTAACAACCCAAAGATGATGATGTTTAGATTATTATTCGAAAGTAAACCATCCATAGATTTGCAAGCCGTATTAACAGAATTGCACAAGGTGTTTCCTAATGTGACATTAGCTGAAGAGGCGAATGTGTTTACTTTTCCTGACTGTGAAGTAGAGTTTGAAGAAGGAATTGTACCAGCGCAGTGTGTGGTTATGCACGCTGAGGATGATAGTATAAAGAATGTAGGATCTAAATATATAGAACAGAACTGGCATTGGGAAGAGGGCGCGGAAGCTTTAGAGAAGTGTAATTATGAGGTATTAGTAACCGATTTCTTAAGTCGTAGCCTTGAGCCAAGAGTGAGAATCGTATTGATGCAACAAATGTTATTTGCAATGGCAAAAGTGTCTAAACCGACAGTTATTGTCTCAGAGCATGGCGAGAAGTTAATTAATCCAGAAGTGTTTATGGCTGATTGTCTGGATCCTAACTATGTAGGCCTCGATCTCATGATTAATGTACGTCTATTTAATGTGGAGCAACCAGAATATGGAAGTTTATTGATGGATACAGTAGGGCTTCACGCTTTAGGTGTCTCAGACTTCCAATTCTTTTATGACGACGAAGCTATTCTTAATGATGTAGCAAGTCGCCTATGGGACTACGCTTACTATCTAATGGAAGCAGGTGATGTGATAGAGGATGGACATACAATAGAAGGACTAGAAGTAGGAAGCAAATGGCTGTGTCAGAAACAGTTTGCGAGTTCACAGCCACGCCGTACTGTGATTAATCTGAAAGTAGATTAG
- the hisS gene encoding histidine--tRNA ligase has protein sequence MAKKPGIPKGTRDFSPTEVARRQYIMQTIRHGFEKFGFHPIETPSFENLDTLLGKYGEEGDRLIFKILNSGDYLSKVDDAVLESKNSLKLTNQISEKALRYDLTVPFARYVVMHHNELDFPFKRYQMQPVWRADRPQKGRYREFYQCDADVIGSTSLWQEVEFVTLYDRVFTALGVHGVTIKLNNRKILAGIAEVIDASDKLIDFTVALDKLDKIGEEGVRKEMTEKGISEEAIDKVKALFNFTGTFEEKLDKLRIMLASSEVGLKGVEELAFVGKEVALIELQTAKLNLDVTLARGLNYYTGAIFEIGAPETVQLGSIGGGGRYDDLTGIFGLKDMSGVGISFGLDRIYLVMEELNLFPETVSTSSKAMFLNMGEEEMSYGMQAVMKLRDVGIRTEIYPDKAKVGKQFQFADKKAIPFAVLVGSQEMADQKYTLKDLASGEQTVLSLEELIEKLK, from the coding sequence ATGGCAAAGAAACCTGGAATACCAAAAGGTACAAGAGACTTTTCTCCAACAGAAGTAGCAAGAAGACAATACATCATGCAAACTATCCGACATGGATTTGAGAAATTTGGTTTCCATCCTATCGAGACTCCTTCTTTTGAGAACCTTGATACCCTACTAGGTAAGTATGGTGAAGAGGGTGATCGCTTAATTTTTAAGATATTAAACTCAGGTGACTATCTAAGTAAAGTAGATGACGCTGTATTAGAGAGTAAGAATAGTTTAAAACTAACTAATCAAATCTCTGAGAAGGCATTGCGTTATGACTTGACTGTTCCTTTCGCTCGTTACGTAGTAATGCATCACAATGAGTTAGACTTCCCATTTAAACGTTACCAAATGCAACCTGTATGGCGTGCTGACCGCCCTCAAAAAGGGAGATATAGAGAGTTCTATCAGTGTGATGCTGACGTGATCGGATCTACATCGCTATGGCAAGAGGTAGAGTTTGTGACCTTATACGATAGAGTATTTACAGCGTTGGGAGTACACGGAGTAACAATTAAATTAAACAATAGAAAGATATTAGCTGGTATCGCTGAGGTGATCGACGCAAGTGATAAACTAATCGACTTCACTGTCGCTCTTGATAAACTGGATAAAATAGGAGAAGAAGGAGTGAGAAAAGAGATGACTGAAAAGGGTATCTCTGAAGAGGCTATCGATAAAGTAAAAGCACTATTTAACTTCACAGGTACATTCGAAGAGAAGTTAGATAAACTACGTATTATGTTAGCTTCATCAGAAGTAGGGCTTAAAGGTGTAGAAGAATTAGCATTCGTAGGAAAAGAAGTAGCGCTTATTGAGCTACAGACAGCAAAGCTAAACTTAGATGTAACCTTAGCTCGTGGACTTAACTATTATACAGGAGCGATATTCGAGATTGGAGCACCTGAGACAGTACAGCTTGGTTCTATCGGTGGAGGTGGTCGTTATGATGACCTTACTGGTATCTTCGGATTAAAAGATATGAGCGGAGTAGGTATCTCATTTGGGTTAGATCGTATCTATCTAGTGATGGAAGAGCTTAACTTGTTTCCTGAGACAGTGAGTACATCTTCTAAAGCGATGTTCCTTAATATGGGGGAAGAAGAAATGAGTTATGGAATGCAAGCAGTAATGAAACTTAGAGACGTAGGTATCCGTACAGAAATATATCCTGATAAAGCAAAAGTAGGTAAGCAATTCCAGTTCGCTGATAAGAAAGCAATTCCATTTGCAGTATTAGTAGGGTCACAAGAAATGGCTGATCAAAAATATACGCTAAAGGATTTAGCTTCAGGTGAACAGACTGTATTATCGCTAGAAGAGTTAATAGAGAAACTAAAATAA
- a CDS encoding ABC transporter permease has protein sequence MFKLSIENMRIALSSIKSQMLRTCITVFIIAIGIWALVGILAVVSALRNTILNDFASMGANTFTVLQYDVASRMAKNKSVQQINPPISYSQAQQFKKEFLFPMANVSISFNAASNVEVKNDYMKTDPEVPIIGCDENYLSNSGLTVLQGRNFSYNDISNNRFVCIVGSDFSKSMFKGYSPLEQTISIRGYKFKIIGMLKEQGSTFGKNEDQRIFIPIQIARSVFNIANVNYDIKVGLMQDNLLNQAVNQATLDFRNIRRLTPTQQSNFGIERSDDLIRSMMTQVNMLNVAAWVIGLITILGSSIALMNIMLVSVTERTREIGVRKALGAKRKTIAIQFFTETIIIGQLGGLLGTILGIITAYALAQVMHFNFTIPWTAIIAAFTTTFIVAIISGLYPAVKAAKLDPVEALRYE, from the coding sequence ATGTTTAAACTCAGTATCGAAAATATGAGAATCGCATTATCAAGTATCAAGAGTCAAATGCTCCGTACTTGTATAACTGTATTTATCATCGCTATCGGTATTTGGGCATTAGTGGGCATACTAGCTGTAGTATCTGCTCTGCGCAACACCATACTCAATGACTTTGCTTCAATGGGAGCTAATACTTTTACTGTGTTACAATATGATGTTGCAAGCCGTATGGCTAAAAATAAATCTGTTCAACAGATCAACCCACCTATCAGCTATAGTCAAGCACAACAATTTAAAAAGGAGTTTCTCTTCCCCATGGCTAACGTATCTATATCATTTAATGCTGCATCTAATGTGGAGGTTAAAAATGATTATATGAAAACTGACCCTGAAGTTCCTATTATTGGTTGTGATGAAAATTATTTATCCAATAGTGGGTTAACTGTATTACAAGGGAGAAACTTTAGTTATAATGATATTTCTAATAATCGTTTTGTTTGTATTGTAGGATCTGATTTCTCTAAAAGTATGTTTAAAGGTTATAGTCCTCTAGAGCAAACCATCTCTATTAGAGGTTATAAGTTTAAAATAATAGGTATGCTAAAAGAGCAAGGAAGTACTTTTGGTAAAAATGAAGATCAACGAATCTTTATTCCTATCCAAATCGCTCGCTCTGTATTTAATATAGCTAATGTGAATTATGATATAAAAGTAGGGTTAATGCAGGACAATCTTCTTAATCAAGCTGTAAATCAAGCTACGCTAGACTTTAGAAATATAAGGCGATTGACCCCAACTCAACAGTCAAACTTCGGTATAGAACGCAGTGATGATTTAATACGCTCTATGATGACACAGGTAAATATGCTTAATGTAGCTGCTTGGGTAATCGGGTTAATCACTATACTAGGCTCCTCTATAGCATTAATGAATATTATGCTGGTATCTGTAACAGAACGAACTCGAGAAATAGGGGTGCGAAAAGCACTGGGTGCTAAGAGAAAGACCATCGCTATCCAATTTTTCACTGAGACTATTATCATCGGACAATTAGGTGGACTACTAGGTACAATATTAGGAATTATAACTGCTTATGCCTTAGCACAAGTTATGCATTTTAACTTTACTATTCCGTGGACTGCTATTATAGCTGCATTCACGACTACATTTATTGTCGCTATTATCTCAGGTTTATACCCTGCTGTGAAGGCAGCTAAGTTAGACCCTGTGGAAGCACTGAGGTATGAGTGA
- a CDS encoding DUF445 domain-containing protein, whose translation MTEKKRQLQQHKRIATGLFLFMALVYIIMVYAIRHTPAVWMGYVKAFSEAAMVGALADWFAVTALFRHPMGIPIPHTNLIVNSKNKIGDNLGDFVTDNFLTSENIRPYVEKVDLANMISSWLNKPANQTILESELATLTKRILSELDDDTIIHLMTAKAKEGIRAINIQSFVSKGVSYAIDQNEHNKLLDIILPKAQVYVEEHRQEIYDNVIEKKPILGLIGGKAVTNQLVNGINTFLEDIARDPNHKIRKEITLRLEMLAVDIEASPSWKAKFDEILNQFITDEKINTYMSDLWQSTKTSLLAQLEDKQSTLRTYITKSIARVADDLENNEENKAKINKWIQHTIYKVALKNTKEVGQLIRNTVDSWDGQELSDKLELEVGKDLQYIRINGTIVGGLVGLLIYIITSYL comes from the coding sequence ATGACCGAAAAGAAAAGACAATTACAACAACATAAACGCATCGCTACAGGTCTATTTCTCTTTATGGCATTAGTCTATATTATTATGGTCTATGCCATCAGACATACTCCTGCAGTGTGGATGGGATATGTCAAAGCATTCTCAGAGGCAGCTATGGTAGGGGCTTTGGCGGATTGGTTTGCAGTGACTGCTTTATTTAGACATCCTATGGGTATACCTATTCCTCACACGAATCTTATCGTTAATAGCAAAAATAAAATAGGTGATAACCTTGGCGACTTCGTGACAGATAACTTCTTGACTTCTGAGAATATCCGACCTTATGTAGAGAAAGTAGACTTGGCTAATATGATTTCTTCTTGGTTAAACAAACCTGCTAACCAAACGATACTCGAAAGCGAACTAGCTACCCTTACTAAGAGAATACTCTCTGAGCTGGATGACGACACTATCATACATCTAATGACCGCAAAGGCTAAAGAAGGTATCAGAGCTATTAACATACAAAGCTTCGTTTCTAAGGGAGTATCCTATGCCATTGACCAAAATGAACACAATAAACTACTCGATATCATCCTTCCTAAAGCGCAGGTATATGTAGAAGAACACCGTCAGGAAATCTATGATAATGTAATCGAAAAGAAACCTATACTAGGGCTTATCGGTGGTAAAGCAGTGACAAATCAATTAGTAAATGGTATCAATACTTTCTTAGAAGATATCGCTCGCGATCCGAATCACAAAATTAGAAAAGAGATTACACTTCGCTTAGAAATGTTAGCGGTAGACATAGAGGCTTCTCCATCGTGGAAAGCGAAGTTCGACGAAATACTAAATCAATTCATCACAGATGAGAAGATCAATACGTATATGTCTGACTTGTGGCAATCAACCAAAACAAGTTTACTTGCACAGCTTGAAGATAAACAGTCTACTCTGCGCACTTATATCACTAAGAGCATAGCTCGTGTAGCAGATGATCTAGAAAACAACGAAGAGAACAAAGCCAAAATAAACAAGTGGATACAGCATACCATTTATAAAGTAGCTCTTAAGAATACTAAAGAAGTAGGACAATTAATCCGCAACACTGTGGATAGTTGGGATGGTCAGGAGCTTAGCGATAAGCTAGAACTAGAGGTAGGTAAAGACTTACAGTACATTCGTATCAACGGAACTATCGTAGGTGGTCTAGTAGGTCTGCTTATCTACATTATCACTTCATATCTTTAA
- a CDS encoding phosphodiester glycosidase family protein: MISKIYKDSVYTLTEGVTVNELSYLSNQDKAMKVFIYKVDLSNPKISIATTLPNNELKFAMQPMTEQAKAAQNPFFNILGGVNGDFYNMTTGVPQGIYVTYGAKLKSTYNDKIKGFLSVDKHNKVNLFDIEQFNIQSTTIQHAISGGDWLVKDSQIIPQNNTDIHPRTAVGLTTSNQLILLVVDGRNPQWSNGMNLEELATMMLALGADRALNLDGGGSSTFFTNPNLTENKYTIRNLPSDKNAKERAVSNGVIITEVK; encoded by the coding sequence TTGATAAGTAAAATATACAAAGACAGTGTTTATACCCTAACAGAGGGCGTTACTGTCAATGAACTGTCTTACTTATCTAACCAAGATAAAGCAATGAAGGTCTTTATTTACAAAGTCGATTTATCTAATCCAAAGATATCCATTGCGACTACTCTACCTAACAACGAGTTAAAATTCGCGATGCAACCTATGACAGAACAAGCTAAAGCTGCACAAAACCCCTTCTTTAATATTCTAGGAGGTGTTAATGGTGATTTTTACAACATGACTACAGGTGTTCCACAAGGGATATATGTCACTTATGGTGCTAAACTAAAATCTACATATAATGACAAAATTAAGGGGTTCCTCTCTGTAGATAAACACAACAAAGTAAACCTTTTTGATATAGAACAATTCAATATACAATCTACTACTATACAGCATGCTATTTCTGGTGGTGATTGGTTAGTAAAAGACAGCCAGATAATCCCTCAAAACAACACTGATATACATCCTAGAACCGCCGTAGGGTTGACAACGTCTAATCAACTTATCTTACTGGTAGTCGACGGGCGAAATCCTCAATGGTCTAATGGAATGAATTTAGAAGAATTAGCTACTATGATGCTAGCGCTAGGAGCTGATAGAGCACTTAACTTAGATGGTGGTGGTAGTTCTACTTTCTTTACTAACCCTAATCTAACTGAGAACAAATACACCATCCGCAATCTCCCATCAGATAAAAACGCTAAAGAAAGAGCTGTTAGTAATGGGGTGATTATTACAGAAGTGAAGTGA
- a CDS encoding IS1380 family transposase, with translation MNFDLSFTNKEITPWGGMVFLKQMLDKIDFKSQINSCESLPCQNSNRAHDVDVILESFMTSVWCGANRFLHTEVTRHDKALGKIFNWRTSPGQDAYKRYFSKFDASSNIETAKHFFEWFFKNINLNYFTLDIDSTVITRYGEQQQGAKRGYNPSKRGRRSHHPIIAFVNDIRMVANFWLRSGDTSSANNFISFLEDTLSVFGNKKVGLIRLDSGFFQKDILDHLESKPMNYIIAAKFTHPVQRLVDSQTTWLNVDEAIQINDTFYQAKNWEKPRRVIIVRQKISKRPQAPGKTLSLFPEDEIHRNYRYSAYVTNLECGAYDVWKNYRARGDAENRIKELKQDFGAESFNLKDFYATEAALIFVMIAYNLMALFRMFVLQEKTQKSLSTLRYRTFAIGAYFEKTNDTIKLKIALVKKRRKWFVGLWDYPLELPLNIPNA, from the coding sequence ATGAATTTTGATCTATCCTTTACCAACAAAGAGATTACACCATGGGGTGGAATGGTCTTTTTAAAGCAAATGTTAGATAAAATAGACTTTAAATCTCAGATTAATTCCTGTGAAAGTCTTCCTTGTCAAAATTCTAATAGGGCACATGATGTTGATGTGATTTTAGAGTCTTTTATGACTAGTGTTTGGTGTGGTGCAAATCGTTTTTTACACACAGAAGTAACTAGACATGATAAAGCTCTTGGTAAAATCTTTAACTGGCGAACTTCGCCAGGTCAAGATGCGTATAAACGTTATTTCTCCAAGTTTGATGCTAGTAGTAACATTGAAACTGCTAAGCACTTCTTTGAGTGGTTTTTTAAAAACATCAATTTAAATTACTTTACCTTGGATATTGACTCTACTGTCATAACTCGCTATGGAGAACAGCAACAAGGAGCTAAAAGAGGATATAATCCCAGTAAACGCGGACGTAGATCTCATCATCCTATTATAGCTTTTGTAAATGATATTCGCATGGTAGCCAACTTTTGGTTGCGAAGTGGAGATACAAGTTCTGCCAATAACTTTATTAGCTTCTTAGAGGATACTTTATCTGTTTTTGGAAATAAAAAAGTAGGTTTAATACGATTAGATAGTGGTTTTTTTCAAAAGGATATTTTAGATCATTTAGAATCTAAACCTATGAACTACATCATTGCTGCTAAGTTTACTCATCCTGTACAAAGACTAGTAGATAGCCAAACCACTTGGCTAAATGTCGATGAAGCTATCCAAATAAATGATACCTTCTACCAAGCTAAGAATTGGGAAAAACCTAGAAGAGTTATTATTGTAAGACAAAAAATAAGTAAACGCCCACAAGCGCCTGGAAAAACATTAAGTCTGTTTCCAGAAGATGAAATACATAGAAATTACAGATACTCCGCTTATGTTACGAACTTGGAATGTGGAGCTTATGATGTATGGAAAAACTATCGAGCAAGAGGTGATGCAGAAAATAGAATCAAAGAGCTAAAACAAGATTTTGGAGCAGAATCATTTAATCTAAAAGACTTCTATGCTACCGAAGCTGCCCTAATCTTTGTAATGATTGCTTACAATCTAATGGCTCTTTTTAGAATGTTTGTTTTACAGGAGAAAACACAAAAATCACTTTCTACATTAAGATATAGAACCTTTGCTATTGGAGCTTATTTTGAAAAAACAAATGACACAATCAAGCTTAAAATAGCACTGGTCAAGAAGCGACGAAAATGGTTCGTAGGCCTATGGGATTACCCTTTAGAGCTACCTTTAAATATACCTAATGCGTAA